The following are from one region of the Salvia splendens isolate huo1 chromosome 2, SspV2, whole genome shotgun sequence genome:
- the LOC121768561 gene encoding uncharacterized protein LOC121768561: MASATKISLLIFFASSLLTQGILGELICENLPTNLCAFAIATSGKRCVLENYRNEEGSVEYTCKTSEVVVERMSGYIETDQCVKACGVDRGFVGISSDAFLAPEFTASLCSPSCYQNCPNIVDLYFNLAAGEGVFLPALCEKQKTNPHRAMLELLSNGGAVGGAAPGPVAADYVVDAPAPAPAPGYF, translated from the exons ATGGCGTCTGCAACGAAAATCTCATTGCTTATCTTCTTTGCTTCATCTCTCCTTACACAAGGAATATTAG GAGAGCTGATCTGCGAGAATTTGCCGACGAATTTGTGCGCATTCGCGATTGCGACGTCGGGGAAGAGGTGCGTGTTGGAGAACTACCGGAACGAGGAGGGGAGTGTGGAGTACACGTGTAAGACgtcggaggtggtggtggagagaATGTCCGGATACATCGAGACTGATCAGTGCGTCAAGGCGTGCGGCGTCGACCGTGGATTCGTCGGAATCTCGTCGGATGCCTTCCTTGCGCCGGAGTTCACCGCCAGCCTCTGCTCCCCGTCTTGTTACCAGAATTGCCCTAACATTGTCGACCTCTATTTCAACCTCGCCGCCGGTGAAG GAGTATTTTTGCCAGCTCTTTGCGAGAAGCAGAAGACGAATCCCCATCGGGCAATGTTGGAGCTCTTGAGCAACGGTGGTGCTGTAGGTGGCGCGGCCCCTGGTCCGGTGGCTGCAGATTACGTGGTCGATGCTCCTGCTCCTGCTCCTGCCCCAGGATATTTCTAA
- the LOC121792128 gene encoding fructose-1,6-bisphosphatase, chloroplastic-like, translated as MVSATTAASHLIFSSSQSISRFSPLQTLASCSSRHGPRRPHLSVAGAGGGVRCMAVAEGTGATKKKSGYEIETLTNWLLKQEQVGTIDAELTIVLSSISMACKQIASLVQRASISNLTGVQGAVNVQGEDQKKLDVVSNEVFSNCLRSSGRTGIIASEEEDVPVAVEESYSGNYIVVFDPLDGSSNIDAAVSTGSIFGIYSPNDECFAEIQEDGTLDTVEQRCVVNVCQPGNNLLAAGYCMYSSSVIFVLTIGKGVYAFTLDPMFGEFVLTTEQVQIPKSGKIYSFNEGNYQLWDDKLKKYIDDLKDPGPTGKPYSSRYIGSLVGDFHRTLLYGGIYGYPRDKKSKNGKLRLLYECAPMSFIVEQAGGKGSDGHHRILDIEPTEIHQRVPLYIGSVDEVEKLEKYLA; from the exons aTGGTTTCAGCGACGACAGCAGCATCCCACCTTATCTTCTCCAGCTCCCAATCCATCTCCCGTTTCTCACCTCTCCAAACACTCGCCTCATGCTCTTCCAGACACGGCCCCCGGCGGCCGCATCTGTccgtcgccggcgccggcggcgGTGTCCGGTGCATGGCGGTGGCGGAGGGCACCGGCGCAACGAAGAAGAAGAGCGGTTATGAGATTGAGACGCTGACCAACTGGCTCCTGAAGCAAGAACAGGTGGGCACAATCGACGCCGAGCTCACCATCGTTCTCTCCAGCATTTCCATGGCCTGCAAGCAGATTGCCTCCCTTGTCCAGAGGGCCAGCATTTCCAATCTCACCGGCGTCCAGGGCGCCGTCAACGTCCAGGGCGAGGATCAAAAGAAACTCGACGTCGTCTCCAACGAG GTGTTCTCAAACTGCTTGAGATCGAGTGGGAGGACAGGGATCATAGCATCAGAGGAGGAAGACGTTCCGGTGGCGGTGGAGGAGAGCTACTCTGGCAACTACATTGTCGTCTTCGACCCCCTCGACGGATCGTCCAACATAGACGCAGCCGTCTCCACCGGCTCCATCTTCGGCATCTACAGCCCCAACGACGAATGCTTCGCCGaaatccaagaagacggcaca CTGGACACAGTGGAGCAGAGGTGCGTGGTGAACGTGTGCCAGCCGGGGAACAATCTCCTCGCAGCAGGCTACTGCATGTACTCGAGCTCCGTCATATTCGTGTTGACGATAGGCAAAGGCGTCTACGCATTCACACTAGACCCCATGTTTGGGGAGTTTGTGCTCACCACAGAGCAAGTCCAGATACCGAAATCCGGTAAGATATACTCCTTCAACGAAGGCAACTACCAGCTCTGGGACGACAAGCTGAAGAAGTACATCGACGATCTTAAGGACCCCGGCCCCACCGGGAAGCCTTACTCGTCCCGTTACATCGGCAGCTTGGTCGGGGACTTCCACCGCACTTTGCTCTATGGCGGGATTTATGGCTACCCGAGGGATAAGAAGAGCAAGAATGGGAAGTTGAGGTTGTTGTACGAGTGCGCTCCCATGAGCTTTATAGTCGAGCAAGCCGGCGGAAAAGGCTCCGATGGCCACCATAGGATTCTCGATATCGAGCCCACTGAG ATACATCAACGAGTGCCGTTGTACATTGGAAGTGTGGATGAGGTGGAGAAATTAGAGAAATATTTAGCTTAA